In the Neomonachus schauinslandi chromosome 13, ASM220157v2, whole genome shotgun sequence genome, one interval contains:
- the FBXO10 gene encoding F-box only protein 10: MEAGGLPLELWRMILAYLHLPDLGRCSLVCRAWYELILSLDSTRWRQLCLGCTECRHPNWPNQPDVEPESWREAFKQHYLASKTWTKNALDLESSVCFSLFRRRRERRTLSVGPGHEFDSLGSALAMASLYDRIVLFPGVYEEQGEIILKVPVEIVGHGKLGEVALLASIDQHCSTTRLCNLVFMPAWFSPFMFKTTSGHVQFDNCNFENGHIQVHGPGTCQVKFCTFKNTHVFLHNVPLCVLENCEFVGSENNSVTVEGHPSADKNWAYKYLLGLIKSSPSILPTEDSDSLMSLDLESRDQAWSPRTCDIVIEGSQSPTSPASTSPKPGSKAGSQEAEVGSDGERVAQTPDSSDGGLSPSGEDEDEDQLTYRLSYQVQGPRPVLGGSFLGPPLPGASIQLPSCLVLNSLQQELQKDKEAMALASSVQGCLIRKCLFRDGKGGVFVCSYGRAKMEGNIFRNLTYAVRCIHNSKIVMLRNDIHRCRASGIFLRLEGGGLIAGNNIYHNAEAGVDIRKKSNPLILCNQIHHGLRSGIVVLGNGKGIIRNNQIFSNKEAGIYILYHGNPVVSGNHIFKGRAAGIAVNENGKGLITENVIRENQWGGVDIRRGGVPVLRSNLICFGYSDGVVVGDEGKGLIEGNTIYANKGCGVWMMSSSLPHVTSNHVSYNGLYGVAVFSQKDGSGEFPGGHGAQENFSEDGDAILWETELEKDDDPLRRPVTIALVESNSINHNGASGLYVQSSEVLHVLTNVIHANGDRGITVAQSSQLTRVVNNSISCNRQSGVKVEAQCKVELRGNGIYDNRGHGIITKGDSTVVIENDIIGNRGSGLQLLPRSDTKVIKNRIHSFRAYGIAVRGRAKALVQENIIFQGKTSKTIFQQISNNRECVLQNNKFLVFKKKSDTWRLVNPPARPHLESSLRGPSAAHSGQKVTAMATRITARVEGGYHSNRSVFCTIL; encoded by the exons ATGGAGGCTGGCGGCCTCCCCTTGGAGCTGTGGCGCATGATCTTAGCCTACCTGCACCTGCCCGACCTGGGCCGCTGCAGCCTGGTTTGCAGGGCCTGGTATGAACTGATCCTCAGTCTCGACAGCACTCGCTGGCGACAGCTGTGTCTGGGATGCACCGAATGCCGCCACCCCAACTGGCCCAACCAGCCTGATGTGGAGCCTGAGTCTTGGCGGGAGGCCTTCAAGCAGCATTACCTTGCCTCCAAGACGTGGACCAAGAATGCCCTGGACTTGGAGTCCTCTGTCTGCTTTTCTCTATTTCGCCGGAGGAGGGAACGCCGTACCCTGAGTGTTGGGCCAGGTCATGAGTTTGACAGCCTGGGCAGCGCCTTGGCCATGGCAAGCCTGTATGACCGAATTGTGCTATTTCCAGGTGTGTATGAAGAGCAGGGTGAAATCATCCTGAAGGTGCCCGTGGAGATCGTAGGCCACGGGAAGTTGGGTGAGGTGGCCTTACTCGCCAGCATCGATCAGCACTGCTCCACCACACGCCTGTGCAACCTTGTCTTCATGCCGGCCTGGTTCTCACCCTTCATGTTTAAG ACAACATCAGGTCATGTTCAGTTTGACAACTGCAACTTTGAGAATGGGCACATCCAGGTCCATGGCCCAGGCACCTGCCAAGTGAAGTTTTGTACCTTCAAAAACACCCATGTTTTCCTGCACAATGTGCCCTTGTGTGTCCTGGAAAACTGTGAATTTGTGGGCAGTGAAAACAACTCTGTGACTGTTGAGGGCCACCCATCTGCAGACAAGAACTGGGCCTACAAGTATCTACTAGGGCTTATCAAGTCTTCACCCAGCATACTCCCCACAGAGGACTCTGACTCTTTAATGTCCCTAGACCTGGAGAGCAGGGACCAGGCCTGGAGCCCAAGGACCTGTGACATTGTCATCGAGGGCAGCCAAAGCCCTACCAGCCCAGCTTCTACCTCCCCAAAGCCAGGCTCCAAGGCTGGCTCAcaggaggcagaggtgggcagTGATGGGGAAAGGGTGGCCCAGACTCCAGACAGCAGCGATGGAGGCCTGAGTCCTAgtggtgaggatgaggatgaggaccAGCTCACATACAGACTGTCCTACCAAGTGCAGGGCCCACGCCCTGTACTGGGGGGCTCCTTTCTCGGCCCACCACTTCCAGGAGCATCCATTCAGCTGCCCAGTTGCCTAGTGCTGAACTCACTGCAGCAGGAGCTGCAGAAGGACAAGGAGGCCATGGCACTGGCCAGCTCTGTGCAGGGCTGCCTCATCCGCAAGTGCCTCTTCCGGGACGGGAAGGGAGGTGTCTTCGTTTGCTCCTATGGCCGAGCCAAGATGGAAGGAAACATCTTCCGGAACCTGACTTATGCGGTGCGGTGTATACATAATAGCAAG ATTGTCATGCTCAGGAATGACATTCACCGTTGCAGAGCGTCAGGCATCTTTCTTCGCTTGGAGGGCGGAGGCTTGATCGCTGGCAACAACATTTACCACAATGCGGAGGCCGGCGTAGACATCCGGAAAAAGTCCAACCCACTCATTCTG TGTAACCAGATCCACCATGGCCTTCGTTCTGGCATTGTCGTCCTTGGCAATGGGAAAGGCATCATCCGGAACAAtcaaatcttttcaaataagGAGGCTGGCATTTATATCCTGTACCATGGAAATCCAGTCGTGAG TGGGAACCACATTTTCAAGGGCCGTGCAGCTGGCATAGCAGTGAATGAGAATGGCAAAGGCCTCATCACAG AAAACGTCATCCGTGAAAATCAGTGGGGAGGTGTAGACATCCGCCGTGGAGGCGTCCCGGTCCTCAGGAGCAACCTTATCTGCTTTGGCTACTCAGACGGTGTGGTCGTGGGGGATGAAGGCAAAGGACTGATAGAAGGAAACACCATCTATG CTAATAAGGGCTGTGGTGTGTGGATGATGTCGTCCAGCCTGCCTCACGTCACCAGCAACCATGTCAGCTACAATGGCCTGTACGGAGTGGCAGTGTTTAGCCAGAAGGACGGTTCTGGGGAGTTCCCTGGAGGTCATGGGGCCCAGGAGAACTTCAGCGAGGACGGAGATGCCATCCTTTGGGAGACCGAACTGGAGAAGGACGACGACCCATTGCGTCGGCCCGTCACCATAGCTCTTGTTGAGTCTAACAGTATTAATCACAATGGAG CCTCAGGCCTCTACGTCCAGAGCAGTGAGGTGCTGCACGTCCTCACCAATGTGATCCACGCTAATGGGGACAGAGGGATCACCGTGGCCCAGAGCAGCCAGCTCACCCGCGTGGTCAACAACAGTATCTCCTGCAACCGCCAGAGTGGGGTCAAGGTCGAGGCCCAGTGCAAGGTGGAGCTCCGGGGCAATGGTATCTATGACAACAGAGGCCATGGCATCATCACCAAGGGCGACAGCACCGTCGTCATCGAAAATGACATCATTGGCAACCGGGGCAGCGGGCTGCAGCTCTTGCCCAGGTCCGACACGAAg GTAATAAAGAACCGGATCCATTCATTCCGGGCCTACGGCATTGCAGTGCGGGGCCGCGCCAAGGCCCTGGTGCAGGAGAACATCATCTTCCAGGGCAAGACCAGCAAGACCATTTTTCAGCAGATCTCCAACAACCGAGAATGTGTCCTGCAAAACAATAAGTTCCTGGTGTTCAAGAAAAA ATCTGATACATGGCGCCTGGTGAACCCACCGGCACGGCCTCACCTTGAAAGCTCTCTCCGAGGCCCCTCTGCAGCCCATAGTGGGCAGAAGGTGACAGCCATGGCAACGAGGATCACAGCCCGCGTGGAGGGTGGTTACCACAGCAACCGCAGCGTCTTCTGCACCATTCTGTAA